One stretch of Actinacidiphila sp. DG2A-62 DNA includes these proteins:
- a CDS encoding NADPH-dependent FMN reductase, with the protein MNSTRRSARCRTSTSRDCTTYPDDDHEPLPAEVTRLRILIGTADALLIYVPGYTGELPGSFRNLLDWTVGGAEISDKQSAWINVSTAPPTAARSHAALRTVLGYTGPALSTLPAPTFPPLARLTDPATNLIADPPCAQPHHARPHPSHQPLTRFTVRAVQSGQGHYPRVHTASERSRRRSGAGSCAKDSFSPRRKAEVAEGHRNTDDVLLRSVPPQYSEVRRGEVRVLPVQQHCRCGALQWRKHLGALPEQRQRGRLCPRCSGFSFAVCECCDIFREAQCGGHLKRGVLPVPCRRGDRQRSLAPC; encoded by the coding sequence ATGAACTCAACGCGGCGGTCCGCCCGTTGCCGTACTTCGACGTCGCGCGACTGCACCACTTACCCTGACGATGACCACGAACCGCTGCCTGCGGAAGTCACCCGGCTGCGCATCCTGATCGGGACGGCGGATGCGCTACTGATCTATGTCCCGGGGTACACGGGTGAATTGCCGGGCTCGTTCAGGAACCTGCTCGACTGGACGGTCGGAGGCGCCGAGATCAGCGACAAGCAATCAGCCTGGATCAACGTCTCCACTGCGCCACCCACCGCCGCACGCTCTCACGCGGCGCTGCGCACGGTCCTCGGCTACACCGGACCGGCGTTGTCGACGCTGCCTGCGCCCACGTTCCCGCCTCTCGCGCGGCTCACCGATCCTGCTACCAACCTGATTGCCGACCCACCCTGTGCGCAACCTCATCACGCCCGCCCGCATCCTTCTCACCAACCTCTGACCAGGTTTACCGTTCGCGCTGTTCAGTCTGGCCAGGGGCATTACCCACGTGTACACACAGCGAGTGAAAGGTCACGCAGACGTTCTGGCGCCGGCAGCTGTGCGAAGGATAGCTTCAGCCCCAGGCGTAAAGCCGAAGTCGCTGAGGGCCACCGCAATACGGATGACGTCCTTCTCCGGTCTGTCCCGCCCCAGTATTCCGAGGTACGACGTGGCGAGGTGCGGGTCCTGCCGGTGCAGCAACACTGCCGATGCGGCGCTCTCCAGTGGCGTAAGCACCTCGGCGCCCTGCCGGAGCAGCGCCAGCGCGGACGTCTCTGCCCCCGGTGCTCCGGCTTCTCGTTCGCCGTCTGCGAGTGCTGCGACATCTTTCGCGAGGCCCAGTGCGGCGGGCACTTGAAACGCGGCGTGCTGCCGGTCCCGTGCCGCAGGGGGGACCGGCAGCGCAGTCTTGCGCCTTGTTGA
- a CDS encoding GNAT family N-acetyltransferase: protein MIRQGSIVLRAREAEDVEVLHRELYEDVQGRARSDRRPWRPLPLGTASPYTFSFDPENDDRPVFSVVEAASGELAGIAALWGLDPHNRSAHLGMSLRPAFRGRGLGTDVVRALCVYGFTVRNLFRLQVDTLGDNAAMIAAARRNGFTVEGTMRKAAWVYGRYLDEVVLGLLLDEWTPPAPEPAAHP, encoded by the coding sequence GTGATTCGACAAGGCTCCATCGTGCTGCGCGCCCGCGAGGCGGAAGACGTCGAGGTTCTGCACCGGGAGCTCTACGAGGACGTCCAGGGGCGGGCGCGCTCGGACCGGCGGCCCTGGCGGCCGCTGCCGCTCGGGACCGCCTCGCCGTACACCTTCTCCTTCGACCCGGAGAACGACGACCGGCCGGTGTTCTCCGTCGTCGAGGCCGCGTCCGGCGAGCTGGCCGGGATCGCCGCGCTGTGGGGCCTGGACCCGCACAACCGCTCGGCGCACCTGGGGATGTCGCTGCGGCCGGCCTTCCGCGGACGCGGCCTGGGCACCGACGTGGTCCGCGCGCTGTGCGTGTACGGCTTCACCGTGCGCAACCTGTTCCGGCTCCAGGTCGACACCCTCGGCGACAACGCCGCGATGATCGCCGCGGCCCGGCGCAACGGCTTCACCGTGGAGGGCACGATGCGCAAGGCCGCCTGGGTGTACGGCCGTTACCTCGACGAGGTCGTCCTCGGACTGCTCCTGGACGAGTGGACCCCGCCGGCGCCGGAACCGGCGGCGCACCCGTGA
- a CDS encoding class I SAM-dependent methyltransferase: MPESAAEYWDGRYAGSERMWSGRPNAVLVREAAELRPGRALDLGCGEGADAVWLAARGWSVVAADISQVALERAEEHAREAGLGGAIHWQRHDLTETFPSGSFDLVSAHFFHSPFEMPRERILRQAASAVAPGGVLLVVGHAAFPQGHPHADAELPTPQQVYDQLELRAEAWELLTAEEHEQEYTDREGQPAVRRDNVLKLRRLSM, encoded by the coding sequence CTGCCGGAGTCGGCCGCGGAGTACTGGGACGGGCGCTACGCGGGCAGCGAGCGCATGTGGAGCGGGCGGCCGAACGCGGTGCTGGTGCGCGAGGCCGCCGAGCTGAGGCCGGGCCGCGCGCTGGACCTCGGCTGCGGGGAGGGCGCGGACGCGGTGTGGCTGGCGGCGCGCGGCTGGTCGGTCGTGGCCGCGGACATCTCGCAGGTCGCGCTGGAGCGCGCGGAGGAGCACGCGCGGGAGGCGGGGCTCGGCGGGGCGATCCACTGGCAGCGGCACGACCTGACCGAGACGTTCCCCTCCGGGTCCTTCGACCTCGTCTCGGCGCACTTCTTCCACTCGCCGTTCGAGATGCCGCGCGAGCGCATCCTGCGGCAGGCGGCGTCGGCGGTCGCGCCCGGCGGTGTGCTGCTGGTCGTCGGCCACGCGGCGTTCCCGCAGGGCCACCCGCACGCCGACGCCGAGCTGCCGACCCCGCAGCAGGTCTACGACCAGCTCGAACTACGCGCCGAGGCGTGGGAGTTGCTGACCGCCGAGGAGCACGAGCAGGAGTACACCGACCGGGAGGGACAGCCCGCGGTGCGGCGCGACAACGTGCTCAAGCTGCGCCGCCTGTCGATGTGA
- a CDS encoding NAD(P)/FAD-dependent oxidoreductase, with the protein MYETLHGRGGADGDPWDVIVIGGGTAGLSGALTLARARRRVLVVDAGEPRNAPADGVHMYLGREGTPPRELLAAGRAELAGYGGEVREGRAVTAVRDGERFRVELDDGSALHAARLLVTTGLTDELPDVPGLAECWGRDVLHCPYCHGWEVRDQPIGVLAVGDAALAVHQALLWRQWSADVTLFLHTSGVEPDEDGWEKLAARGVAVVDGEVTRLAVADGRLDGVVLASGRTVPVRGLAVGTRLTARSGVLEGLGLRPADLLMGAYAVGTRIPADPVTGATDVPGVWVAGNVTNLTEQVIGSAAAGVRAGAAINMDLIEAEVREAVAVRRQDGAAGPGPDPAAEADPADRPAASAAAAGTAPAALGSATAAEGNGGR; encoded by the coding sequence ATGTACGAAACCCTGCACGGGCGCGGTGGAGCGGACGGGGACCCGTGGGACGTGATCGTGATCGGCGGCGGGACCGCCGGGCTGAGCGGCGCGCTCACCCTGGCCCGGGCGCGGCGCCGCGTGCTCGTGGTCGACGCGGGCGAGCCGCGCAACGCGCCCGCGGACGGCGTGCACATGTATCTGGGCCGCGAGGGCACGCCGCCGCGCGAGCTGCTGGCCGCGGGCCGCGCCGAGCTGGCCGGCTACGGCGGCGAGGTGCGCGAGGGCCGCGCGGTGACGGCGGTGCGCGACGGGGAGCGGTTCCGCGTCGAGCTGGACGACGGCTCCGCGCTGCACGCCGCCCGCCTGCTGGTCACCACCGGCCTGACCGACGAGCTGCCGGACGTGCCCGGCCTCGCCGAGTGCTGGGGCCGCGACGTGCTGCACTGCCCGTACTGCCACGGCTGGGAGGTCCGCGACCAGCCGATCGGCGTGCTCGCGGTCGGCGACGCCGCGCTCGCCGTGCACCAGGCGCTGCTGTGGCGGCAGTGGAGCGCCGACGTCACGCTGTTCCTGCACACCAGCGGGGTGGAGCCGGACGAGGACGGCTGGGAGAAGCTGGCCGCGCGCGGCGTCGCGGTGGTCGACGGCGAGGTCACCCGGCTGGCGGTGGCGGACGGACGGCTCGACGGCGTAGTCCTGGCGTCGGGCCGTACGGTCCCGGTCCGCGGCCTGGCCGTCGGCACGCGCCTGACCGCCCGTTCCGGCGTCCTGGAGGGCCTCGGCCTGCGGCCCGCGGACCTGCTCATGGGCGCGTACGCGGTGGGTACGCGTATCCCCGCGGACCCGGTGACCGGCGCGACCGACGTGCCGGGCGTGTGGGTGGCGGGCAACGTCACCAACCTCACCGAGCAGGTCATCGGCTCCGCGGCGGCGGGCGTACGGGCCGGCGCGGCGATCAACATGGACCTGATCGAGGCCGAGGTCCGCGAGGCGGTCGCGGTCCGGCGGCAGGATGGTGCCGCGGGGCCGGGACCGGACCCGGCGGCCGAGGCGGACCCGGCGGACCGGCCGGCCGCCTCGGCCGCGGCGGCCGGGACTGCCCCGGCGGCCCTCGGAAGCGCGACGGCGGCGGAAGGGAACGGTGGACGGTGA
- a CDS encoding helix-turn-helix domain-containing protein: MAGVLTAVGPRLRALRGESRMTLAQLSEATGISVSTLSRLESGGRRPTLELLLPLARAYHVPLDELVGAPPTGDPRVYARPFVRGGQTIVPLTRHLGGLNAYKQIMPARQESGPPKRPEQRTHEGYDWVYVLSGKLWLALGEHDLILTAGEAAEFDTRTPHGFANAGDTPVEILSLFGSQGERVHVRARPTRR, translated from the coding sequence ATCGCCGGCGTCCTCACCGCCGTGGGACCGCGGCTGCGCGCCCTGCGCGGCGAGAGCCGGATGACCCTCGCCCAGCTCAGCGAGGCCACCGGCATCTCGGTGAGCACGCTCTCCCGGCTGGAGTCCGGCGGTCGCCGCCCCACGCTGGAGCTGCTGCTGCCGCTCGCGCGGGCGTACCACGTGCCGCTGGACGAGCTGGTCGGCGCGCCGCCGACCGGCGACCCGCGGGTGTACGCACGGCCGTTCGTCCGCGGCGGCCAGACCATCGTGCCGCTGACCCGCCACCTCGGCGGCCTCAACGCCTACAAGCAGATCATGCCCGCGCGCCAGGAGTCCGGCCCGCCCAAGCGCCCCGAGCAGCGCACCCACGAGGGCTACGACTGGGTCTACGTGCTCTCCGGCAAGCTCTGGCTGGCGCTCGGCGAACACGACCTGATCCTGACGGCGGGCGAGGCCGCGGAGTTCGACACCCGCACGCCGCACGGCTTCGCCAACGCGGGCGACACGCCCGTGGAGATCCTCAGCCTGTTCGGCTCGCAAGGCGAGCGCGTCCACGTACGGGCGCGCCCGACCCGTCGCTGA
- a CDS encoding peptidoglycan DD-metalloendopeptidase family protein: MASNQSAYAPSPARPEAETTDAQASAPSTPSVPSARTEPEPLPRQAAQPPLPQQQFAPQPQPQSQPQSAASSRSLVPQVPSRPGAPVDAVAYAGPAPYAGPVAYPEPGPYAESGPYTESGPYTESAPHARTRDGEYGEYTDTGDVNGAYAGGPADAYAAGPYADRAPYADPYTDPYGPRAGYAEAPAPYAAPAPSAEPAPLPAATPGQLPEPLPALAPTPLPALAPEPEPVPEAAPAAEAQQRPQRRNLSRGGAVLGIAAMAAVGAAGVAAAAPAGAAPAAGPAPVSVPDVTPDITPEQTPEPQNAEGPAADTGPAAAHTATAAEAPAPAAEDLTAAPDQARTAEPLPAAAPAAATTPAAAPAPAGSDAPAEDAATEPPQAAAPAPTDPGEALRTRIIGQAVAQREAAAQAERDAAAKIAADRAARESAAAKVREQAAAAKAAAEAKARAEAEAAARAEAERLAQLAASYIKPVASATLTDGFGQADPWSNVHTGQDFSAPTGTPVHAVHGGTVTSAGWAGAYGYRVVLTLDDGTQLWYCHLSTMVATEGRVTTGDTIGRIGATGNVPAPHLHLEVRPGGGAPVDPLPWLRSHDVAV; encoded by the coding sequence GTGGCGTCGAACCAGTCTGCCTACGCACCCTCGCCCGCCCGTCCCGAGGCGGAGACGACCGACGCGCAGGCGTCGGCCCCCTCGACCCCCTCGGTCCCGTCGGCGCGCACGGAGCCCGAGCCGCTGCCCCGGCAGGCGGCCCAACCCCCGCTCCCGCAGCAGCAGTTCGCACCGCAGCCGCAGCCGCAGTCGCAGCCGCAGTCCGCCGCCTCCTCCCGGTCCCTGGTGCCGCAGGTCCCCTCCCGGCCCGGCGCGCCCGTCGACGCCGTCGCGTACGCCGGACCCGCGCCGTACGCCGGCCCGGTCGCGTACCCCGAACCCGGTCCGTACGCCGAGTCCGGCCCGTACACCGAGTCCGGTCCGTACACCGAGTCCGCGCCGCACGCCCGGACCCGGGACGGCGAATACGGCGAGTACACCGACACCGGCGACGTCAACGGCGCCTACGCCGGCGGGCCGGCCGACGCCTACGCCGCCGGCCCGTACGCCGACCGCGCGCCCTACGCCGACCCTTACACGGACCCGTACGGCCCCCGCGCCGGGTACGCCGAGGCTCCCGCGCCCTACGCCGCCCCCGCCCCCTCCGCGGAGCCCGCGCCGCTGCCGGCCGCGACCCCCGGGCAGCTGCCCGAGCCGCTCCCCGCGCTCGCGCCGACCCCGCTGCCCGCCCTGGCCCCGGAGCCCGAACCCGTGCCGGAAGCCGCTCCCGCCGCCGAGGCGCAGCAGCGACCGCAGCGGCGCAATCTCTCGCGCGGCGGCGCCGTCCTCGGCATAGCCGCGATGGCCGCCGTCGGAGCCGCGGGCGTCGCCGCGGCGGCCCCGGCCGGGGCCGCGCCGGCCGCCGGGCCCGCGCCCGTGTCCGTGCCCGACGTCACGCCCGACATCACGCCCGAGCAGACCCCGGAGCCGCAGAACGCCGAGGGCCCGGCCGCCGACACCGGCCCGGCCGCCGCGCACACCGCGACCGCGGCGGAGGCGCCAGCCCCGGCCGCGGAGGACCTCACCGCCGCGCCCGACCAGGCGCGTACCGCGGAACCGCTGCCCGCGGCCGCTCCCGCCGCCGCGACCACGCCCGCCGCCGCGCCCGCGCCCGCCGGCTCCGACGCCCCCGCCGAGGACGCCGCCACGGAGCCCCCGCAGGCCGCGGCGCCCGCGCCCACCGACCCCGGCGAGGCGCTGCGCACCCGGATCATCGGCCAGGCCGTCGCCCAGCGCGAGGCCGCGGCCCAGGCGGAGCGCGACGCCGCCGCCAAGATCGCCGCCGACCGGGCCGCGCGGGAGTCCGCCGCGGCCAAGGTGCGCGAGCAGGCCGCCGCGGCGAAGGCAGCCGCCGAGGCGAAGGCGCGGGCCGAGGCGGAGGCCGCCGCGCGCGCCGAGGCCGAGCGCCTCGCGCAGCTCGCCGCCTCGTACATCAAGCCGGTCGCCTCCGCGACCCTCACCGACGGCTTCGGCCAGGCCGACCCGTGGTCCAACGTGCACACCGGCCAGGACTTCAGCGCCCCCACCGGCACCCCGGTGCACGCCGTCCACGGCGGCACGGTCACCTCCGCCGGCTGGGCGGGCGCCTACGGCTACCGCGTCGTGCTCACCCTCGACGACGGCACACAGCTCTGGTACTGCCACCTGTCCACGATGGTCGCCACCGAGGGCCGCGTGACCACCGGTGACACCATCGGCAGGATCGGCGCGACGGGCAACGTCCCCGCGCCGCACCTGCACCTGGAGGTACGTCCCGGCGGCGGCGCCCCCGTCGACCCGCTGCCGTGGCTGCGCTCCCACGACGTCGCCGTCTGA
- a CDS encoding N-acetylmuramoyl-L-alanine amidase has protein sequence MARRNRPQLPPQPAGFGQSPDPAEPADPAGSAAPGTSSRRALLRGGLALGAAATAGLAGELWSGHGTATAATVDYPSATWAPASTSNYTASNRPSTYPINLVVIHVTQETFADTISLFQNPSHAAAAHYVVRSSDGAIDQCVREHDIAWHAGNWDYNTRSIGIEHEGWVDDASWFTTAMYHASAALTAEICTKYGIPKDRDHIIGHVEVPGTDHTDPGPNWDWVRYMRLVNGT, from the coding sequence ATGGCACGCCGGAACCGACCCCAACTCCCGCCGCAGCCCGCCGGATTCGGCCAGTCACCGGACCCCGCGGAGCCGGCGGACCCGGCCGGCTCCGCCGCGCCCGGCACGTCCTCCCGCCGGGCGCTGCTGCGCGGCGGGCTGGCGCTGGGCGCCGCGGCGACCGCGGGACTGGCCGGCGAGCTGTGGTCCGGGCACGGCACCGCGACCGCGGCGACCGTCGACTACCCGTCCGCCACCTGGGCCCCGGCCAGCACCAGCAACTACACGGCGTCCAACCGGCCGTCGACGTACCCGATCAACCTCGTCGTCATCCACGTCACCCAGGAGACCTTCGCCGACACGATCAGCCTCTTCCAGAACCCCAGCCACGCCGCGGCCGCGCACTACGTGGTGCGTTCGTCCGACGGCGCGATCGACCAGTGCGTCCGCGAGCACGACATCGCCTGGCACGCGGGCAACTGGGACTACAACACGCGCAGCATCGGCATCGAGCACGAGGGCTGGGTCGACGACGCCTCGTGGTTCACCACCGCGATGTACCACGCGTCGGCCGCGCTGACCGCCGAGATCTGCACGAAGTACGGCATCCCCAAGGACCGCGACCACATCATCGGGCACGTCGAGGTCCCGGGCACCGACCACACCGACCCCGGTCCGAACTGGGACTGGGTCCGCTACATGCGCCTGGTCAACGGCACCTGA
- a CDS encoding DUF4240 domain-containing protein — METDPLWTLMTELRRLGLAAEKRDEWVRDTLAAQTPQELVRFQAELENAMAEAFTWNLWGAADRVFGGWCSDDTFAYFQRWMVGLGRPVFEAAVADPDALAYVPEIRRLSGRPRDGWGGDAPQWPALPDLAPAVHARLTGAPEDAFHAAVALLRTPAPPAAAPRGHRWSALDEPEAARRLPRLTALFPLPPPSASRTLL; from the coding sequence ATGGAGACAGACCCCCTCTGGACTCTGATGACCGAACTCCGCCGCCTGGGCCTGGCTGCGGAGAAGCGCGACGAGTGGGTACGGGACACCCTCGCCGCGCAGACCCCGCAGGAACTCGTGCGGTTCCAGGCGGAACTGGAGAACGCCATGGCCGAGGCGTTCACCTGGAATTTGTGGGGCGCGGCCGACCGCGTCTTCGGCGGCTGGTGCTCGGACGACACCTTCGCCTACTTCCAGCGATGGATGGTCGGCCTCGGCCGCCCCGTCTTCGAGGCGGCCGTCGCCGACCCCGACGCCCTCGCCTACGTCCCGGAGATCCGCCGGCTGTCCGGTCGGCCCCGGGACGGCTGGGGCGGGGACGCGCCGCAGTGGCCGGCGCTGCCGGACCTCGCCCCCGCGGTCCACGCGCGGCTGACCGGTGCGCCGGAGGACGCGTTCCACGCCGCCGTGGCGCTGCTGCGCACCCCCGCGCCGCCCGCCGCTGCCCCCCGCGGCCACCGGTGGAGCGCGCTCGACGAGCCCGAGGCCGCGCGGCGCCTGCCGCGGCTCACCGCCCTCTTTCCGCTGCCCCCGCCCAGCGCGTCCCGTACGCTCCTCTGA
- a CDS encoding helix-turn-helix domain-containing protein, which produces MIIGPAVPLAALPDTHRLCADALEAARAAGATGPHLLTDLAAETALAARPDLAATLAGELLGRLDPADAFHRELARTALTFLDLGHRLDLTAAALHLHPNTVRYRLAKLSRLASPPPATRPARTPRPAPAPAPAPAQPPAAPSPAQEWDDPRLLPTLRWWWALRTWLATATPTAPGALTPDSPPRPDSPASGRA; this is translated from the coding sequence GTGATCATCGGCCCCGCCGTCCCGCTCGCCGCGCTGCCGGACACGCACCGGCTGTGCGCGGACGCGCTGGAGGCGGCCCGGGCCGCGGGGGCGACCGGCCCGCACCTGCTGACGGACCTCGCCGCCGAGACCGCGCTGGCCGCGCGCCCCGACCTCGCCGCGACGCTCGCCGGGGAACTGCTCGGCCGGCTCGATCCCGCGGACGCCTTCCACCGCGAACTGGCCCGTACCGCGCTGACGTTCCTCGACCTCGGCCACCGGCTGGACCTGACCGCGGCGGCGCTGCACCTGCACCCCAACACCGTGCGCTACCGCCTCGCGAAGCTGTCCCGGCTGGCCTCGCCCCCGCCCGCCACGCGCCCGGCGCGCACACCGCGACCGGCCCCGGCACCGGCACCGGCACCCGCGCAGCCGCCGGCAGCCCCCTCGCCGGCCCAGGAGTGGGACGACCCCCGGCTGCTCCCCACCCTGCGCTGGTGGTGGGCCCTGCGCACCTGGCTGGCCACAGCGACGCCGACCGCCCCCGGCGCCCTCACCCCAGACTCGCCGCCGCGTCCTGATAGTCCTGCGTCTGGTCGGGCGTGA
- a CDS encoding YhjD/YihY/BrkB family envelope integrity protein encodes MSSLSDAWHRSAIGRLTKQASHIELMHRSMGFAALGFVTLMPLLVVVAAATPWEHRPGFAQWVVDGMGLDATGSHGVRSLFAAPNNVLSATSAWSLASLAYFGLSFVASVETGYRKIWDLPSGPWHRDLRRLVWLAVLTGYLFCESQSAAVLGSGPAPAAVRLVLTFVLGVVFFAWGQWFLLGGGVDVRTALPGAVFTMLGLAGLRVFSHFFFAQLLVSNAGTYGPVGTVLTVVTWLVGVGFVVFGGALLGRHLRDGRMLRQGGEIPQPRRPQEWYEMPEETAPGVRWRSDGAGGAID; translated from the coding sequence ATGTCCTCGCTGTCGGACGCCTGGCACCGCTCCGCGATCGGGCGGCTGACGAAGCAGGCGTCGCACATCGAGCTGATGCACCGCTCGATGGGTTTCGCCGCGCTCGGCTTCGTCACGCTGATGCCGCTGCTGGTGGTGGTCGCGGCGGCGACGCCGTGGGAGCACCGGCCCGGTTTCGCGCAGTGGGTGGTGGACGGCATGGGCCTGGACGCGACCGGCTCGCACGGCGTCCGCAGCCTGTTCGCCGCGCCGAACAACGTGCTCAGCGCCACCAGCGCGTGGAGCCTGGCGTCGCTGGCGTACTTCGGGCTGTCGTTCGTGGCCAGCGTGGAGACCGGCTACCGCAAGATCTGGGACCTGCCGTCCGGGCCGTGGCACCGCGACCTGCGGCGCCTGGTGTGGCTCGCGGTGCTGACCGGGTACCTGTTCTGCGAGTCGCAGAGCGCGGCGGTGCTGGGCAGCGGCCCGGCGCCGGCGGCCGTGCGGCTGGTGCTCACCTTCGTCCTGGGCGTCGTCTTCTTCGCGTGGGGGCAGTGGTTCCTGCTCGGCGGCGGCGTCGACGTGCGCACGGCGCTGCCCGGCGCGGTCTTCACCATGCTGGGCCTGGCCGGCCTGCGGGTCTTCTCGCACTTCTTCTTCGCGCAGCTCCTGGTCAGCAACGCCGGTACGTACGGCCCGGTCGGCACGGTGCTGACGGTGGTGACCTGGCTGGTCGGCGTGGGCTTCGTGGTCTTCGGCGGCGCCCTGCTCGGCCGGCACCTGCGGGACGGCCGGATGCTGCGGCAGGGCGGCGAGATACCGCAGCCGCGGCGGCCGCAGGAGTGGTACGAGATGCCGGAGGAGACCGCGCCGGGCGTGCGCTGGCGCTCGGACGGCGCGGGCGGGGCGATCGACTAG
- a CDS encoding TetR/AcrR family transcriptional regulator → MGRPRDTGRDLAILDATLSLLTEVGYEQLSMEAVAGRSGAAKTTIYRRYRDKAALVAAAVEHRAHAAPPEPAADDLRGDLLVLVGWLAREIAEQEIGLLGAVFTGMRGDPRLAEEMRRILRRDQAAMTDEPLRRAARRGERLAPGAAALFAEVAPAVIVHRVVVAGEPCDVPFVTHLVDDILLPLLRER, encoded by the coding sequence ATGGGTCGGCCCCGCGACACCGGCCGCGACCTGGCCATCCTCGACGCGACGCTGTCGCTGCTGACGGAGGTCGGCTACGAGCAGCTGTCGATGGAGGCGGTCGCGGGACGTTCCGGCGCGGCGAAGACCACGATCTACCGGCGCTACCGGGACAAGGCCGCGCTGGTGGCCGCCGCGGTCGAGCACCGCGCGCACGCCGCTCCCCCGGAGCCCGCCGCGGACGACCTGCGCGGCGACCTGCTCGTGCTCGTCGGGTGGCTGGCCCGGGAGATCGCCGAGCAGGAGATCGGGCTGCTCGGAGCGGTGTTCACCGGCATGCGCGGCGATCCGCGGCTGGCCGAGGAGATGCGCCGCATCCTGCGCAGGGACCAGGCGGCGATGACCGACGAGCCGCTGCGCAGGGCGGCCCGGCGCGGCGAACGGCTCGCGCCCGGCGCGGCCGCGCTGTTCGCGGAGGTCGCCCCGGCCGTGATCGTGCACCGCGTCGTGGTCGCGGGCGAGCCGTGCGACGTGCCCTTCGTGACCCATCTCGTCGACGACATCCTGCTGCCGCTCCTGCGCGAACGCTGA
- a CDS encoding NmrA family NAD(P)-binding protein, whose product MIIVTGATGALNGATVEHLLARVPADRVGVSVRDPAKARHLAERGVRVRQGSYEDPAALRHSFEGAEQVLLVSTNDPHADAAALHRVGIEAAVAAGAGRILYTSHQAAAPDSPFAAAPGHAATERLLAESGVAWTALRNGFYAHSLGWLLGPWRQTGTIAVPEDGPVSWTDRADAAEAAAAVLAGDRVVDGPLTLTAREAVTFADIAAVASRVAGRPVRRVVVADEDWVADKVRTGTPEPMARMLLGFFHAARAHCFAATDPALAELLGREPRGVADQLAPATDA is encoded by the coding sequence ATGATCATCGTCACCGGCGCCACCGGCGCCCTCAACGGCGCCACCGTCGAGCACCTCCTCGCCCGCGTCCCCGCGGACCGCGTCGGCGTCAGCGTCCGCGACCCCGCCAAGGCGCGGCACCTCGCCGAGCGGGGCGTCCGGGTGCGGCAGGGCTCGTACGAGGACCCGGCCGCGCTGCGGCACTCCTTCGAGGGCGCCGAGCAGGTCCTGCTGGTGTCCACCAACGACCCGCACGCCGACGCGGCGGCCCTGCACCGCGTGGGGATCGAGGCCGCGGTCGCCGCGGGCGCCGGGCGCATCCTGTACACCAGCCACCAGGCCGCCGCTCCGGACAGCCCCTTCGCCGCCGCGCCCGGCCACGCCGCGACCGAGCGGCTCCTCGCCGAGTCGGGAGTCGCCTGGACCGCGCTGCGCAACGGCTTCTACGCCCACAGCCTCGGCTGGCTGCTCGGCCCCTGGCGGCAGACCGGCACGATCGCGGTTCCCGAGGACGGGCCGGTGTCCTGGACCGACCGCGCGGACGCCGCGGAAGCCGCGGCGGCCGTCCTGGCCGGCGACCGCGTCGTCGACGGACCTCTCACGCTCACCGCGCGCGAGGCCGTCACGTTCGCCGACATCGCGGCCGTGGCGTCCCGCGTGGCCGGCCGCCCGGTCCGCCGGGTCGTCGTGGCGGACGAGGACTGGGTCGCCGACAAGGTGCGGACCGGGACCCCGGAGCCGATGGCCCGGATGCTGCTCGGCTTCTTCCACGCCGCCCGCGCGCACTGCTTCGCCGCGACGGACCCCGCGCTGGCCGAGCTGCTGGGCCGCGAACCCCGTGGCGTCGCCGACCAGTTGGCGCCCGCCACGGACGCGTGA